The genomic segment CTGGAATGGAAAGCAGAAAAATATGGAAAGAATATAATAGAGATAGGAAGGTTCGATCCATCATCTAAGATATGTTCATCATGCGGTAACATAAAGCATGATCTGAAGTTATCAGATCGCATATATCGTTGTGATGTATGCGGATTAACTATAGACAGGGATCACAACGCATCAAAAAATATAAGGAAGATTGGACTTATAAAAGTAGGATCGGTGCGATCCGAATACACGCCTGTGGAGATCGCTACATCGGGCTTGTACGGATGTCCGGAAAGGCAGATGTCTCTTCGATGAAGGGAAGCTCCGATGCTTTAGCTGAGGAGTAGCTCACCCCTCAGCTTAGCTTCGAACTTCCTTTCAGCCAAGAGACCTCTTTCCATAAATAGATTCAGTACAAGCCCCATATCGTTACATCCACAGGCTTGTATTCTAGAGTGCTGCTCC from the Thermoplasma sp. Kam2015 genome contains:
- a CDS encoding zinc ribbon domain-containing protein, giving the protein LEWKAEKYGKNIIEIGRFDPSSKICSSCGNIKHDLKLSDRIYRCDVCGLTIDRDHNASKNIRKIGLIKVGSVRSEYTPVEIATSGLYGCPERQMSLR